A region from the Sandaracinus amylolyticus genome encodes:
- a CDS encoding LysR family transcriptional regulator: protein MHETNLAAIDLNLLVALDALLEERSVTRAARRLGLSQPATSHALARLRELARDPLLVRSGAALVPTPRAEALGPAVRAILGDIRRTLEGERFDPATARRAFTIGTADYGELVLLPSLLRLLAREAPGIDIVVRPVPEDSGEALASGKLDLVIVASSSAGVPSTLEQRRLFDDGFSCLVRADHPVLDEPWTVERFAAMGHVFIAPHGTRGGVVDDALARIGLARRVVVMVPSFLGAPAIVAESDLVVTLPSRLAARIADAFALQVIAPPVPLPRFTLVALWHDRSHRDVAHTWMRNAVAAAARELSPPRAPQAARGRARHRATSD, encoded by the coding sequence ATGCACGAGACGAATCTCGCCGCGATCGACCTGAACCTCCTCGTCGCGCTCGACGCGCTGCTCGAGGAGCGCAGCGTCACGCGCGCCGCGCGACGCCTCGGGCTGAGCCAACCCGCGACCAGCCACGCGCTCGCGAGGCTGCGCGAGCTGGCGCGCGATCCCTTGCTCGTGCGCAGCGGCGCGGCGCTGGTGCCGACGCCGCGCGCCGAAGCGCTCGGGCCCGCGGTGCGCGCGATCCTCGGAGACATCCGCCGCACGCTCGAGGGCGAGCGCTTCGATCCCGCGACCGCTCGGCGCGCGTTCACGATCGGCACCGCGGACTACGGCGAGCTCGTGCTGCTGCCGTCGCTCCTGCGCCTGCTCGCGCGCGAGGCGCCGGGGATCGACATCGTGGTGCGCCCGGTGCCGGAGGACTCCGGCGAGGCGCTCGCGTCGGGGAAGCTCGACCTCGTGATCGTCGCGAGCTCGAGCGCCGGCGTGCCGTCGACGCTCGAGCAGCGGCGCCTCTTCGACGACGGGTTCTCGTGCCTCGTGCGCGCGGATCACCCGGTGCTCGACGAGCCGTGGACGGTCGAGCGCTTCGCCGCGATGGGCCACGTGTTTATCGCGCCGCACGGCACGCGCGGAGGTGTGGTCGACGACGCGCTCGCGCGCATCGGGCTCGCCCGGCGCGTGGTCGTGATGGTGCCGAGCTTCCTCGGCGCGCCCGCGATCGTCGCGGAGAGCGACCTCGTCGTGACGCTCCCCTCGCGGCTCGCCGCGCGCATCGCCGATGCGTTCGCGCTGCAGGTGATCGCGCCGCCGGTGCCGCTGCCTCGCTTCACGCTCGTCGCGCTGTGGCACGACCGCTCGCATCGCGATGTCGCGCACACGTGGATGCGCAACGCGGTCGCCGCCGCCGCGCGCGAGCTCTCGCCGCCGCGAGCGCCGCAAGCAGCACGAGGGCGGGCACGCCACCGCGCGACGAGCGACTGA
- a CDS encoding NmrA family NAD(P)-binding protein, with protein MFVVAGVTGHVGGVIAETLLAAGRKVRVVVRSEDKGAPWRAKGAEVAVASLGDDAALAKALEGAEGAFLLLPPDYASNDNLAEKAQMTAALGRAIERAKVPHVVFLSSIGAQHAKGTGPIRTVHHAERELGRIATTRFTWLRPAYFVENVGSLIGAVKGQGVLPSTFDPSKRIPMIATRDIGEAGAKALLEGPAEGRGAVIELAGPRDVSFDDVAKELSALLGREIHTVRVPREAVAGALQQAGMTPDLAGLYAEMSAGVDDGTVDYEGNGARFARGRVEAREVLRALLG; from the coding sequence ATGTTCGTCGTCGCAGGAGTCACCGGTCACGTGGGCGGGGTCATCGCGGAGACGCTGCTCGCGGCAGGGCGGAAGGTGCGCGTCGTCGTGCGCAGCGAGGACAAGGGCGCGCCGTGGCGCGCGAAGGGCGCGGAGGTCGCGGTCGCGTCGCTCGGCGACGACGCCGCGCTCGCGAAGGCGCTCGAGGGCGCGGAGGGCGCGTTCCTGCTGCTCCCGCCCGACTACGCGTCGAACGACAACCTCGCGGAGAAGGCGCAGATGACCGCGGCGCTCGGCCGCGCGATCGAGCGCGCGAAGGTACCGCACGTCGTGTTCCTCTCGTCGATCGGCGCGCAGCACGCGAAGGGCACGGGGCCGATCCGCACCGTGCACCACGCGGAGCGCGAGCTCGGCCGCATCGCGACGACGCGCTTCACGTGGCTGCGCCCGGCGTACTTCGTCGAGAACGTCGGAAGCCTGATCGGCGCGGTGAAGGGCCAGGGCGTGCTGCCGAGCACGTTCGATCCGAGCAAGCGCATCCCGATGATCGCGACCCGCGACATCGGCGAGGCGGGCGCGAAGGCGCTGCTCGAGGGACCGGCGGAAGGACGCGGCGCGGTCATCGAGCTCGCGGGGCCCCGCGACGTGTCGTTCGACGACGTCGCGAAGGAGCTGAGCGCGCTGCTCGGTCGTGAGATCCACACGGTGCGCGTGCCGCGCGAGGCGGTCGCGGGCGCGCTGCAGCAGGCGGGGATGACGCCGGATCTCGCGGGCCTCTACGCCGAGATGAGCGCGGGCGTGGACGACGGGACGGTCGACTACGAGGGGAACGGAGCGCGGTTCGCGCGCGGCCGAGTGGAAGCGCGCGAGGTGCTGCGCGCGCTGCTCGGGTGA
- a CDS encoding 3-hydroxyacyl-CoA dehydrogenase/enoyl-CoA hydratase family protein, whose translation MAKAIRRVAVLGSGVMGSGIAAHMANAGLEVLLLDIVPKDTPKDAPKAKRDAIPAGALAATLKARPAAFFHPSSAKLVSVGNLEDDLEKAGQCDLIVEAIIERLDIKRALFERLEKVVQPHTIVASNTSGLRIHDMVEGRSQQFKKNFLVMHFFNPVRYMKLLELVAGPETDPASMERIARFGRDVLGKGIVVGKDTPNFVGNRIGVHSMMTTIHLMLEEGLKPEDVDNITGSPMGHPRSASFGTADLVGLDTFVHVADNCFKALPEDEERKVFEVPGFIRQMVEKKLLGNKTKAGFYRRGKSKAESEAIDPATTEYRLKGGDEEIAKATKKISKIEDPKERVRALVADQGKAGQFAWKVLSRALAYSARRIGEITDDVVAIDDSMRWGYNWELGPFETWDALGFVETTDRMVKDGVALPKSILDMKAKGAKGFYREDGAVWDLAKGHYVERAKDPREVTLAELRGRAASGGAASVGGGYRDAAKPQPKAASPVLQNAGAEAWDLGDGVLGVTFKTKANSIDPDVISMLHEASAKAEESFRAMVIVNQGEHFCVGANLFGVVMAAQQGAWDQLRTMVKGYQQATQRMKYAAVPVVAAPYGMTLGGGLELCFGCDAVQAAAETYAGLVEVGVGLLPGGAGNLNMLWRALDGVVQGANVDTYAIVTQVFKNIALASVATSAVEAQQFGYFRKTDGVSFDRARQVHEAKQRAIGLAESGYHAPTPRAYVLPGENGIATLRMMVDTLVAGGHASEHDAKIATKVAEVLCGGAAGHTHEVTEQEILDLECEAFLSLCGEPKSQERMQYMLMNNKPLRN comes from the coding sequence ATGGCGAAGGCGATCCGGCGGGTTGCGGTGCTCGGCTCCGGCGTGATGGGGAGCGGCATCGCGGCGCACATGGCGAACGCGGGGCTCGAGGTGCTGCTGCTCGACATCGTGCCGAAGGACACGCCCAAGGACGCGCCCAAGGCGAAGCGCGACGCGATCCCCGCGGGCGCCCTCGCCGCGACCCTCAAGGCGCGGCCCGCCGCGTTCTTCCACCCCTCGAGCGCGAAGCTCGTCAGCGTCGGCAACCTCGAGGACGACCTCGAGAAGGCCGGTCAGTGCGACCTGATCGTCGAGGCGATCATCGAGCGCCTCGACATCAAGCGCGCGCTCTTCGAGCGCCTCGAGAAGGTCGTCCAGCCGCACACGATCGTGGCGTCGAACACGTCGGGCCTGCGGATCCACGACATGGTCGAAGGGCGCAGCCAGCAGTTCAAGAAGAACTTCCTGGTCATGCACTTCTTCAACCCGGTCCGCTACATGAAGCTCCTCGAGCTCGTGGCGGGCCCGGAGACCGATCCCGCGTCGATGGAGCGCATCGCGCGCTTCGGACGCGACGTGCTCGGCAAGGGCATCGTCGTCGGCAAGGACACGCCGAACTTCGTGGGCAACCGCATCGGCGTGCACAGCATGATGACGACGATCCACCTCATGCTCGAGGAAGGCCTCAAGCCCGAGGACGTCGACAACATCACGGGCAGCCCGATGGGCCACCCGCGCAGCGCGTCGTTCGGCACCGCGGATCTCGTCGGCCTCGACACGTTCGTCCACGTCGCCGACAACTGCTTCAAGGCGCTGCCGGAGGACGAAGAGCGCAAGGTCTTCGAGGTCCCCGGCTTCATCCGCCAGATGGTCGAGAAGAAGCTCCTCGGCAACAAGACGAAGGCCGGCTTCTACCGCCGCGGCAAGAGCAAGGCGGAGAGCGAGGCGATCGACCCCGCGACGACCGAGTACCGCCTCAAGGGCGGCGACGAGGAGATCGCGAAGGCGACGAAGAAGATCTCGAAGATCGAGGACCCGAAGGAGCGCGTGCGCGCGCTCGTCGCGGACCAGGGCAAGGCGGGTCAGTTCGCGTGGAAGGTGCTCTCGCGCGCGCTCGCGTACTCGGCGCGCCGCATCGGCGAGATCACGGACGACGTGGTCGCGATCGATGACTCGATGCGCTGGGGATACAACTGGGAGCTCGGCCCCTTCGAGACGTGGGATGCGCTCGGCTTCGTCGAGACGACCGACCGCATGGTGAAGGACGGCGTCGCGCTGCCGAAGTCGATCCTCGACATGAAGGCGAAGGGCGCGAAGGGCTTCTACCGCGAGGACGGCGCGGTGTGGGATCTCGCGAAGGGCCACTACGTAGAGCGCGCGAAGGATCCGCGCGAGGTCACCCTCGCGGAGCTGCGCGGGCGCGCAGCGAGCGGCGGCGCGGCGAGCGTCGGAGGCGGCTACCGCGACGCCGCGAAGCCGCAGCCGAAGGCGGCCTCGCCCGTGCTGCAGAACGCGGGCGCGGAGGCGTGGGACCTCGGTGACGGCGTGCTCGGCGTCACGTTCAAGACGAAGGCGAACAGCATCGATCCCGACGTGATCTCGATGCTGCACGAGGCGTCGGCGAAGGCGGAGGAGAGCTTCCGCGCGATGGTGATCGTCAACCAGGGCGAGCACTTCTGCGTCGGCGCGAACCTCTTCGGCGTCGTGATGGCCGCGCAGCAGGGCGCGTGGGACCAGCTGCGCACGATGGTGAAGGGCTACCAGCAGGCGACGCAGCGCATGAAGTACGCGGCGGTGCCGGTGGTCGCGGCGCCCTACGGCATGACGCTCGGCGGTGGTCTCGAGCTCTGCTTCGGGTGCGACGCGGTGCAGGCGGCGGCGGAGACCTATGCGGGCCTCGTCGAGGTCGGCGTGGGCCTGCTGCCGGGCGGCGCGGGCAACCTGAACATGCTGTGGCGCGCGCTCGACGGCGTCGTGCAGGGCGCGAACGTCGACACCTACGCGATCGTCACGCAGGTGTTCAAGAACATCGCGCTCGCGAGCGTCGCGACGAGCGCGGTCGAGGCGCAGCAGTTCGGCTACTTCCGCAAGACGGATGGCGTGTCGTTCGATCGTGCGCGCCAGGTGCACGAGGCGAAGCAGCGCGCGATCGGGCTCGCGGAGAGCGGCTACCACGCGCCGACGCCGCGCGCGTACGTGCTGCCCGGCGAGAACGGCATCGCGACGCTGCGCATGATGGTCGACACGCTGGTCGCGGGCGGCCACGCGAGCGAGCACGACGCGAAGATCGCGACGAAGGTCGCGGAGGTGCTCTGCGGCGGCGCGGCGGGTCACACCCACGAGGTCACGGAGCAGGAGATCCTGGACCTCGAGTGCGAGGCGTTCCTCAGCCTCTGCGGCGAGCCGAAGAGCCAGGAGCGCATGCAGTACATGCTCATGAACAACAAGCCGCTGCGTAACTGA
- a CDS encoding MopE-related protein codes for MLLLSSSACEENVAPDVDAARSDAGVPLDAPARDDASDDPDARTLACTPGAVETCYEGPSGTRDVGACVAGTHTCAIDGSGFGACTGQTLPRAEDCATAIDDDCDGTVNESEAGCVCTPGTSTSCYGGPAGSAGVGICVAGTRACAADGRSYVDACVGEVRPSSETCANDADDDCDGAVNEEGEGCACQPGTTRACYAGPAGTEGVAACAAGEQACLSDGTGYGDCVGDVLPEPETCANAVDDDCDGAINEDGDGCACAPGSTSGCYTGPPGTQGVGVCSAGTQTCDALGTAYGACVGETLPAPSETCGDGVDDDCDGTPDDGCAVRYATIQGMLESLCGPCHTTGSASALNVRDYASTQIAAGSCAGMTQGACMLVRIQNGTMPRGGVCTGDPTLDVGRPACLDADDHAALQAWITGGQLP; via the coding sequence TTGCTCCTCCTCTCCTCCTCCGCCTGCGAAGAGAACGTCGCGCCAGACGTCGACGCAGCGCGCTCCGATGCCGGCGTCCCGCTCGACGCGCCCGCGCGCGACGACGCGAGCGACGACCCCGACGCGCGCACGCTCGCGTGCACGCCGGGCGCGGTCGAGACCTGCTACGAGGGCCCCTCGGGCACGCGCGACGTCGGCGCCTGCGTCGCCGGCACGCACACCTGCGCGATCGACGGCAGCGGCTTCGGCGCGTGCACCGGACAGACGCTGCCGCGCGCCGAGGACTGCGCCACCGCGATCGACGACGACTGCGACGGCACCGTCAACGAGAGCGAGGCGGGCTGCGTGTGCACGCCCGGCACGTCGACTTCCTGTTACGGCGGGCCCGCGGGCAGCGCGGGCGTCGGCATCTGCGTCGCGGGCACGCGCGCGTGCGCGGCCGATGGTCGCTCGTACGTCGACGCATGCGTCGGAGAGGTGCGGCCCTCGAGCGAGACCTGCGCGAACGACGCCGACGACGACTGTGACGGCGCGGTCAACGAAGAGGGCGAGGGCTGCGCATGTCAGCCCGGCACCACGCGCGCTTGCTACGCCGGGCCTGCGGGCACCGAAGGTGTCGCCGCGTGCGCGGCGGGCGAGCAGGCGTGCCTGTCCGACGGCACCGGCTACGGCGACTGCGTCGGCGACGTGCTGCCAGAGCCCGAGACCTGCGCGAACGCGGTCGACGACGACTGCGACGGCGCGATCAACGAAGACGGCGACGGCTGCGCCTGCGCGCCGGGCTCGACGAGCGGTTGTTACACCGGACCTCCGGGCACCCAGGGCGTCGGCGTGTGCAGCGCGGGGACCCAGACGTGCGACGCGCTCGGCACCGCGTACGGCGCGTGCGTCGGCGAGACGCTGCCCGCGCCGAGCGAGACCTGCGGCGACGGCGTCGACGACGACTGCGACGGCACGCCCGACGACGGCTGCGCCGTGCGCTACGCGACGATCCAGGGTATGCTCGAGTCGCTCTGCGGCCCGTGCCACACGACGGGCAGCGCGTCCGCGCTGAACGTGCGCGACTACGCGTCGACGCAGATCGCCGCGGGCAGCTGCGCGGGCATGACGCAGGGCGCGTGCATGCTGGTGCGCATCCAGAACGGCACGATGCCGCGCGGCGGCGTGTGCACCGGCGATCCCACGCTCGACGTCGGACGCCCCGCGTGCCTCGACGCCGACGATCATGCGGCGCTCCAGGCGTGGATCACGGGCGGGCAGCTGCCCTGA
- a CDS encoding AraC family transcriptional regulator, whose amino-acid sequence MAPTRPRGILRPGAGAARFDHERRAPAPELASIVEHYWSVRWDLDEPYVSEVLAHPSVHFSIERSREHEEGDARVRGVVLGRFSRTLEGRGEVFGIKLRPGAFAPFVTYPVSRITGRAIPLREVLGDDAETLRARVLATDDLDARAAIADEVLLRHRPEPDPQVDAVGRAIELVQREREILRVEHMAARLATTPRTLQRLFDRYVGVSPKWVIQRYRLHEATDRLAAGEAQDWARLAFDLGYFDQSHFIRDFKALIGTTPAEYAARCAADRR is encoded by the coding sequence GTGGCTCCGACGCGACCTCGCGGAATCCTGCGGCCCGGTGCGGGCGCTGCGCGCTTCGATCACGAGCGGCGCGCGCCCGCGCCCGAGCTCGCGTCGATCGTCGAGCACTACTGGAGCGTGCGCTGGGATCTCGACGAGCCCTACGTCTCCGAGGTGCTCGCGCATCCTTCGGTGCACTTCTCGATCGAGCGCAGCCGCGAGCACGAGGAAGGCGACGCGCGGGTGCGCGGCGTGGTGCTCGGGCGCTTCTCGCGCACGCTCGAGGGACGCGGCGAGGTGTTCGGGATCAAGCTGCGACCGGGCGCGTTCGCGCCGTTCGTCACGTACCCGGTCTCGCGCATCACGGGGCGCGCGATCCCGCTGCGCGAGGTCCTCGGCGACGACGCCGAGACGCTGCGGGCGCGCGTGCTCGCGACCGACGATCTCGACGCGCGCGCCGCGATCGCCGACGAGGTGCTGCTGCGCCACCGGCCCGAGCCCGATCCGCAGGTCGACGCGGTGGGGCGCGCGATCGAGCTCGTGCAGCGCGAGCGCGAGATCCTGCGCGTCGAGCACATGGCGGCGCGCCTCGCGACCACGCCGCGCACGCTGCAGCGCCTCTTCGACCGTTACGTCGGCGTCAGCCCGAAGTGGGTCATCCAGCGCTATCGGCTGCACGAGGCGACCGATCGGCTCGCGGCCGGCGAGGCGCAGGACTGGGCGCGCCTCGCGTTCGATCTCGGGTACTTCGATCAGTCGCACTTCATCCGCGACTTCAAGGCGCTGATCGGCACCACGCCCGCGGAGTACGCGGCGCGCTGCGCGGCCGATCGCCGCTGA
- a CDS encoding LysR family transcriptional regulator — translation MDDNFEHGRFARATLDQWAMFVAVCERGSVHAAARALGRSHSALSHALGVLQDAVGQPLVALEGRRLVPTEAGAIVAHRARALLEDAHSLEALAQTIALGWEAELRVAIDGVVPRAWVARALEAMQSVSRSTRVRVEHQLRTGAEHAARDTSVDVAVTTVLPDGADPDPIGIVRFAPVVGAAHPLASRRPKRGEVERMLQIVLADTGPAPERAPRGWLRGQRRWTVPDVGTAKALLAGGRAFAILPRDDVADELARGALSRLAPAARDFAVQAHVVLPKRERSGPAARALADALRASATSE, via the coding sequence ATGGACGACAATTTCGAACATGGCCGGTTCGCGCGCGCGACGTTGGACCAGTGGGCGATGTTCGTCGCGGTCTGCGAGCGAGGGAGCGTCCACGCGGCCGCGCGCGCGCTCGGCCGGAGCCACTCGGCGCTCAGCCACGCGCTCGGCGTGCTCCAGGACGCGGTGGGGCAGCCGCTCGTCGCGCTCGAGGGGCGGCGCCTCGTGCCGACCGAGGCGGGCGCGATCGTCGCGCATCGTGCCCGCGCGCTGCTCGAGGACGCGCACTCGCTGGAGGCGCTCGCGCAGACGATCGCGCTCGGCTGGGAAGCCGAGCTGCGCGTCGCGATCGACGGCGTGGTCCCGCGCGCGTGGGTCGCGCGGGCGCTCGAGGCGATGCAGTCGGTGTCGCGGAGCACGCGCGTGCGCGTCGAGCACCAGCTCCGCACCGGCGCGGAGCACGCCGCGCGCGACACGAGCGTCGACGTCGCGGTCACGACGGTGCTGCCCGACGGAGCCGACCCCGATCCCATCGGCATCGTCCGCTTCGCGCCGGTGGTCGGAGCGGCGCACCCGCTCGCGTCTCGCCGACCGAAGCGCGGCGAGGTCGAGCGCATGCTGCAGATCGTGCTCGCCGACACCGGGCCCGCGCCCGAGCGCGCGCCGCGCGGGTGGTTGCGCGGTCAGCGCCGCTGGACGGTGCCCGACGTCGGTACGGCGAAGGCGCTGCTCGCGGGCGGTCGCGCGTTCGCGATCCTCCCGCGCGACGACGTCGCGGACGAGCTCGCGCGCGGCGCGCTGTCGCGGCTCGCGCCTGCCGCGCGCGACTTCGCGGTGCAGGCGCACGTGGTGCTCCCGAAGCGCGAGCGCAGCGGTCCCGCGGCACGCGCGCTCGCGGACGCGCTGCGCGCCTCGGCGACGTCGGAGTGA
- the trxC gene encoding thioredoxin TrxC: MIVDCPACGARNRVPATRVSDHPKCGRCKTPIAMTTPVEVGSAEDFDELVSSSPIPVLVDFWAAWCGPCRVVAPELEKLARSRAGRVVVAKLDTEAVPEVAARYGIRSIPTMILFRAGREEKRASGAMPAEQIALAVGV, translated from the coding sequence ATGATCGTCGATTGTCCTGCGTGCGGTGCTCGGAATCGCGTGCCTGCGACGCGCGTCTCGGATCATCCGAAGTGCGGTCGGTGCAAGACGCCGATCGCGATGACCACGCCGGTCGAGGTCGGCAGCGCGGAGGACTTCGACGAGCTCGTCAGCAGCTCGCCGATCCCGGTGCTCGTCGACTTCTGGGCCGCGTGGTGCGGCCCCTGCCGCGTGGTCGCGCCCGAGCTCGAGAAGCTCGCGCGCAGCCGCGCCGGTCGCGTGGTCGTCGCGAAGCTCGACACCGAGGCGGTGCCCGAGGTCGCGGCGCGCTACGGAATCCGTAGCATCCCGACGATGATCCTCTTCCGCGCGGGGCGCGAGGAGAAGCGCGCCAGCGGCGCGATGCCCGCCGAGCAGATCGCGCTCGCCGTCGGCGTGTGA
- a CDS encoding trypsin-like peptidase domain-containing protein gives MRLALLRPAFASILGALALVACGDDDAADPIDGGAVDARVPLDAYVPPDAHVAPDAYVEPDAHVEPDASVPRSEVLHDADGANARYRGIGRARVPSSCTATLLDVGGDDDAPAYALTAGHCTLWWENDESFEGRVLDEPGEVVFRFFTDTVDAQHAVAVEVAAFSSMRGTDLAVLELDTTVGALRTAGIEGIALATALPATGAAITNVGAPLATGDDPEEHLRLGRCTLGERVSLVEFEWLWPDAVANDCPEIRTGSSGSPLLDASGAIFAVINTTGEERPHAICHLGRPCELEASGPATYDGVSYAIPVAGLSACFVDGAIDLAATGCPLASGAVIDSARETARYQRPSETNTTIRVTLTASEGFTHYRAKAGPAQSTDCRDEAGYGAALAIDAAPTFEAPLPTADGLTVVCVRGGPAADAIQPATHAVAWVTASDSTPPALPLPVRHDPPEADSVRFWVDVENPTYAGYDRKSGPAATTDCDDPEGYQFVNVRFGQFTVTSEGGPTRVCVVASDWADNVSEPMEWVFFE, from the coding sequence ATGCGACTCGCCCTGCTCCGCCCAGCCTTCGCTTCCATCCTCGGCGCGCTCGCGCTCGTCGCGTGCGGCGACGACGATGCTGCCGATCCCATCGACGGCGGTGCCGTCGACGCCCGCGTCCCGCTCGACGCGTACGTGCCACCCGACGCGCACGTCGCGCCCGATGCGTACGTCGAGCCCGATGCGCACGTCGAGCCCGACGCGAGCGTGCCGCGCTCCGAGGTCCTGCACGACGCCGACGGCGCGAACGCGCGCTATCGCGGCATCGGACGCGCGCGCGTCCCCTCGTCGTGCACCGCGACCCTGCTCGACGTCGGCGGCGACGACGACGCGCCGGCCTACGCGCTCACCGCGGGGCACTGCACGCTGTGGTGGGAGAACGACGAGTCGTTCGAGGGTCGCGTGCTCGACGAGCCGGGCGAGGTCGTGTTCCGCTTCTTCACCGACACCGTCGACGCGCAGCACGCGGTCGCCGTCGAGGTCGCGGCGTTCTCGAGCATGCGCGGCACCGATCTCGCGGTGCTCGAGCTCGACACGACGGTGGGCGCGCTGCGCACCGCGGGCATCGAGGGCATCGCGCTCGCGACCGCCCTGCCCGCGACCGGCGCGGCGATCACGAACGTCGGCGCGCCGCTCGCGACCGGCGACGACCCCGAGGAGCACCTGCGCCTCGGGCGCTGCACGCTGGGGGAGCGCGTCTCGCTCGTCGAGTTCGAGTGGCTGTGGCCCGACGCGGTCGCCAACGACTGCCCCGAGATCCGCACCGGCAGCTCGGGCTCGCCGCTGCTCGACGCGTCGGGCGCGATCTTCGCGGTGATCAACACGACGGGCGAAGAGCGGCCGCACGCGATCTGTCACCTCGGTCGCCCGTGCGAGCTCGAGGCGAGCGGCCCCGCGACGTACGACGGAGTCAGCTACGCGATCCCGGTCGCGGGCCTGTCGGCGTGCTTCGTCGACGGCGCGATCGATCTCGCGGCGACGGGCTGTCCGCTCGCGTCGGGCGCGGTGATCGACTCGGCGCGCGAGACCGCGCGCTACCAGCGGCCGAGCGAGACCAACACGACGATCCGCGTGACGCTCACCGCGAGCGAGGGCTTCACGCACTACCGCGCGAAGGCCGGCCCCGCGCAGAGCACCGACTGCCGCGACGAGGCGGGCTACGGCGCGGCGCTCGCGATCGACGCGGCGCCGACGTTCGAGGCCCCGCTGCCGACCGCCGACGGGCTCACCGTCGTGTGTGTGCGCGGCGGTCCCGCGGCGGACGCGATCCAGCCCGCGACCCACGCGGTCGCGTGGGTCACGGCGAGCGACTCCACGCCGCCCGCGCTGCCGCTGCCGGTGCGCCACGATCCGCCGGAGGCCGACAGCGTGCGGTTCTGGGTCGACGTCGAGAACCCGACGTACGCCGGCTACGATCGAAAATCGGGCCCGGCGGCGACCACCGACTGCGACGACCCCGAGGGCTACCAGTTCGTCAACGTGCGCTTCGGGCAGTTCACGGTCACGTCCGAAGGTGGTCCCACGCGCGTGTGCGTGGTGGCCTCCGACTGGGCCGACAACGTCAGCGAGCCGATGGAGTGGGTGTTCTTCGAGTGA